TTAGTTGTCCAAGTACCATTCTTTATTAATGCTGGTGACCGTTTGATTATTAATACAACTGATGGGTCATATGTTTCTCGTGCATAGTGATAAACTAAAGGAGGAAGTTTAATGTCAGAAAATAAAAATTTGGTATTAAGTAACCAAAATCAAGCGATTGATGGAGAAATTGTCGTTGCTCCTGAAGTCATAGAAGTTATTGTTGGTATTGCTGCATCCAAAGTATCTGGTGTTTATGGTATGCGCGGTAACTTAGCATCTAACGTTGCTGAACTGTTTGGAAGTTCTGTTCATGACAAAGGTGTGTATTTAACAAATGATGCTGGCAAGATTAAAATTGACCTGTATTGCTTCTTGAATTATGGTGTATCAGTGCCTAAAACAGCTATTGATATGCAAGAAAAGGTGAAACAACAGGTTCTTTATATGACAGATTTAGAGATAGCAGAAGTAAATGTCCATGTTGTTGGCGTTGTTCCTGAAAAAACAACATTGCCAGATTTAAATGAATTATTTGATTCAGAAGATGAGGAAGATTAGAGTGGGATTAACAAGACACCAATTAAGAGAAGTAGCTTTTCAAACAATTTTTTCAATGATGTATCAAGAAGATGCTGCAATTATTGATTCCATTAGTTATACACTATCACTAATGGATGAGAGTTTTGAGTTAGAGGAAGAAGATTTAGTGATTCCTACTTATTTAGAAGTGGTTGTAACTGGGATTACGGAAAAACAAGACATACTTGACGAAGTGATTGAAAAACATTTGAAAGGATGGAAAATTAATCGTTTAGCTAAAGCTGATTTGATTATTTTACGTCTAGCCATTTTTGAAATGCTATATTTAAAAGATATACCTAACAAAGTATCATTGAATGAGGCGCTTGAATTAGCTAAAACGTATAGCGATGACGAATCGAAACGTTTTATTAATGGTGTTTTGTCATCAGTATTAGAAGATATAGAAACAGAAACTGTTTAATCATAAAAGACAAAAAGATTAATTTCTTTTTGTCTTTTTAAATAAGCTACTAGGAGTTTTTGTAAGTAAGTGTTAATGGCTAGTTTAATATGTTTATGTATAAAAATAAAGTAGATAATGTCTTCAACTAACGTAAATAGAAATGAAAGTATTCAGTAATTTTTATTGTTGAAATATAAATTCATAGTATAATAAGAACTAATTATGATAAGATGACCTTTAACTAAGGAATATTATCATAATTAGTTTTTTTATTAAACGAGATGATATTTTTTATCAAAAATAGCTTATGATACAATAGAACGAAATGAAAAAATGAGGGGATGGAGACTATGACAGTAATTTTAGACGGGAAAGCATTAGCAAATAAAATGCAAGAAGATTTAGCCAATGAAGTGGCAGAATGGAAAACTAAAGGTTATCGTATACCAACACTTGTGGTCATTTTAATCGGAGAAGATAGTGCAAGTAAGGTATATGTTAAAAATAAAGAGAAATCAGCACAAAAAATAGGATTTAATTCAATTGTGAGACGATTAGATACAACGATTAAAGAAGAAGATCTTTTATCAATTATTGAATCATACAATCAAGATGATTCAGTAGATGGTATTTTAGTTCAACTACCGCTACCAAAACATATAGATGAAGAAAAAGTATTATTAGCCATTGATCCTAGAAAGGATGTGGATGGTTTCCATCCTTTAAATGTTGGAAAATTATTTGTAGGAGATCCAGACATGCATCCATGTACTCCATATGGCATTATTACTTTGTTAAAAGAGCATAATGTTCAACTTGCTGGGAAAAAAGTTGTGATTATTGGTCGAAGTAATATCGTCGGTAAACCATTGATGCATATGATGTTGAATGAAGATGCGACTGTGACAATTGCTCATTCAAAAACAAAAAATTTGAAGGATGAAACGCTAACGGCAGACGTGTTGGTAGCTGCAATTGGACAAGCTGAATTTATCACATCAGATTATGTGAAAGAAGGAGCTGTTGTGGTTGATGTTGGAATGAATCGTAATAGTGAGGGCAAATTAGTTGGAGATGTTGATTACCAAGATGTATTGCCAAAAGTTAGTGCCATCACACCTGTTCCAGGAGGCGTTGGACCAATGACTATAACAATGTTAATGGAGCAAACCATGAACCAGGGAAGAAAGTATTGTGGTGAAGAAAAAGAATGACGGGAAAAAATTATTTAACAGTAACAGCCTTAACAAGGTATTTAAAACGAAAATTTGAAGCAGATCCTTATTTGGAGAAAGTTTATTTAACTGGAGAAGTATCAAATTTTAGACCTAGAGCAAACAGTCATCAATATTTTAGCTTGAAGGATGAAAAAGCTAAATTATCTGCGGTGATGTTTAAAGGTGCTTATCAAAAATTAAAATTTCAACCAGAAGAAGGCATGAAAGTTTTAGTAGTTGGTCGAATTTCGCTTTATGAAGCATCAGGAAATTATCAAATTTATATTGATCATATAGAACCAGATGGTGTAGGAGCGCTTTATCAAGCTTATGAACAGCTTAAAAATTCGCTAAATCAAGAAGGGCTATTTAAAGAAAGTCATAAACAACCATTAGTTAAATATCCTAAACGCATTGCTGTTGTCACTAGTCCTAGTGGCGCGGTAATTAAAGATATTATCACAACTATTCAAAGACGTTATCCGATTGCACAACTCGTTTTATTTCCAACAAAAGTTCAAGGAGACGATGCCTCTAAAGAAATTGCTCAACGGATTAGAGAAATTAATGAGATAGGAAGTTTTGATACCATGATTGTTGGTCGTGGTGGTGGTTCTATTGAGGATTTATGGTCTTTTAATACGGAGGAAGTTGTAAGAGCGGTATTCGAATCCAGAACGCCTGTTATTTCATCTGTCGGGCATGAAACAGATACGACACTGACTGATTTAGTGGCCGATGT
This genomic stretch from Vagococcus sp. CY52-2 harbors:
- the nusB gene encoding transcription antitermination factor NusB, with the protein product MGLTRHQLREVAFQTIFSMMYQEDAAIIDSISYTLSLMDESFELEEEDLVIPTYLEVVVTGITEKQDILDEVIEKHLKGWKINRLAKADLIILRLAIFEMLYLKDIPNKVSLNEALELAKTYSDDESKRFINGVLSSVLEDIETETV
- the folD gene encoding bifunctional methylenetetrahydrofolate dehydrogenase/methenyltetrahydrofolate cyclohydrolase FolD — translated: MTVILDGKALANKMQEDLANEVAEWKTKGYRIPTLVVILIGEDSASKVYVKNKEKSAQKIGFNSIVRRLDTTIKEEDLLSIIESYNQDDSVDGILVQLPLPKHIDEEKVLLAIDPRKDVDGFHPLNVGKLFVGDPDMHPCTPYGIITLLKEHNVQLAGKKVVIIGRSNIVGKPLMHMMLNEDATVTIAHSKTKNLKDETLTADVLVAAIGQAEFITSDYVKEGAVVVDVGMNRNSEGKLVGDVDYQDVLPKVSAITPVPGGVGPMTITMLMEQTMNQGRKYCGEEKE
- the xseA gene encoding exodeoxyribonuclease VII large subunit, producing MTGKNYLTVTALTRYLKRKFEADPYLEKVYLTGEVSNFRPRANSHQYFSLKDEKAKLSAVMFKGAYQKLKFQPEEGMKVLVVGRISLYEASGNYQIYIDHIEPDGVGALYQAYEQLKNSLNQEGLFKESHKQPLVKYPKRIAVVTSPSGAVIKDIITTIQRRYPIAQLVLFPTKVQGDDASKEIAQRIREINEIGSFDTMIVGRGGGSIEDLWSFNTEEVVRAVFESRTPVISSVGHETDTTLTDLVADVRAATPTAAAELAVPVLKEELIKIREKQMRLYNALNNQLKHKRANYDKLSQSVMFKQPNRLYEAFYLQLDGLDRRLKQTIINTLHEKQTQWQKQSEKLMLKNPSEQIKRRHQELTFFEQSLNRSMQQLLLNKEKHFYQATESLDLLSPLKTMSRGYSYVTKQQHIVKSVSDVKIEDEVTLNVSDGKIITIVKEIESDGMI
- a CDS encoding Asp23/Gls24 family envelope stress response protein, with product MSENKNLVLSNQNQAIDGEIVVAPEVIEVIVGIAASKVSGVYGMRGNLASNVAELFGSSVHDKGVYLTNDAGKIKIDLYCFLNYGVSVPKTAIDMQEKVKQQVLYMTDLEIAEVNVHVVGVVPEKTTLPDLNELFDSEDEED